A single window of Athene noctua chromosome 1, bAthNoc1.hap1.1, whole genome shotgun sequence DNA harbors:
- the LOC141958695 gene encoding coiled-coil domain-containing protein 81-like: MNQRGTAARRRVEEVWSQMEARSAPILRSGRLMLPTLMHLSDDDTVRIWDGVSRYIRQQMALKKGVTIPGLGTFCLIPYSLPMRSSQLPPMQRPIFQLSENFAWVHGLQYEKGIFPDASPSVLLNYTSVSLDTRIPPDTVQRCIQETLLFLSYTLANKQNVDFIFKDIGCLRFQNKNVKMQFSAEFLRALDSTGHLLKSFLSRPGTRDSAASGRKNSPSQAASGSDLVFPRVGLYLSPGRAAREGPLQTHKGQLEEKKKGEARREEEAKRSGSLTDKRRLLSRERLSPARLPRLTVEGELGKAARATEPLRLPAVREESSSRKGEEGKRKPSATAWPQTLPPVYEGHRRAGQAVHSLCMQRDERKLQALLAEERLQKNERKEERIRAEYQARRERNEARSVW; this comes from the exons ATGAACCAGCGTGGCACAGCTGCTCGGCGAAGGGTGGAGGAGGTCTGGAGCCAGATGGAGGCCAGGAGTGCTCCCATCCTGCGTAGTGGACGCCTCATGCTTCCAACACTCATGCACCTCTCGGATGATG ACACTGTGAGAATTTGGGATGGGGTATCCCGCTACATCCGCCAGCAGATGGCGCTGAAGAAG GGTGTCACAATACCTGGGCTGGGCACCTTCTGCCTTATTCCATACTCTTTGCCCATGAGGAGCTCTCAGCTCCCGCCCATGCAGAGGCCCATCTTCCAGCTCTCGGAGAACTTTGCATGGGTTCACGGGCTCCAGTATGAGAAAGGAATTTTTCCAG ATGCTTCCCCCAGTGTACTGCTGAATTACACCTCAGTGTCCTTGGACACCCGCATTCCTCCGGACACGGTGCAGCGCTGCATTCAAGAGACCCTGCTTTTTCTGTCCTACACTCTGGCAAACAAGCAGAACGTGGACTTCATCTTCAAGGACATTGGCTGCCTGCGCTTCCAgaacaaaaatgtcaaaatgcagttttctgcagAGTTTCTTCGCGCTCTGGATAGCACCGGCCACCTGCTGAAATCTTTCCTCAGC AGGCCAGGGACGAGAGATTCAGCTGCATCAGGCAGAAAGAACTCCCCTTCCCAGGCGGCTTCTGGCAGTGACCTCGTGTTTCCCAG GGTCGGGCTCTACCTATCACCTGGAAGGGCTGCCAGGGAAGGGCCTCTCCAGACACACaaggggcagctggaggagaagaagaagggagaagcaaggagggaggaagaggctAAGAGATCAG GGTCTCTCACTGACAAGCGCCGGCTGCTCTCCCGAGAACGTCTCTCTCCGGCCAGACTGCCCCGGCTGACAGTGGAAGGAGAGCTGGGCAAGGCTGCCAGGGCAACAGAGCCTCTCAG GCTGCCGGCAGTGCGCGAGGAGAGCTCTTcaaggaagggagaagaggggaAGCGCAAGCCCTCTGCTACAGCCTGGCCCCAAACGTTACCCCCAGTGTACGAGGGCCACCGCAGAGCAGGACAG GCAGTACACTCCCTGTGCATGCAGCGGGATGAAAGAAAGCTCCAGGCGTTGCTGGCTGAGGAGCGGctccagaaaaatgaaagaaaggaagagcgCATTCGGGCAGAGTACCAGGCTCGCAGGGAGAGGAATGAGGCACGGAGTGTCTGG tga
- the FAM181B gene encoding protein FAM181B, with amino-acid sequence MAVPAALLSPHHLLSFCFPAAGGLLGYADLEKGYEGGGGGDAGDFKEATRDLLSFIDSASSNIKLALDKPVKSKRKVNHRKYLQKQIKRCTGIIAAAPPPAPPPPAAASPPAACPAKPPPRREASQAASSLQSKSLAALFGSLQQGRGAAAGGGGGEAAGGGGGGGGGAGGGGGAAGGPRKVPLRDRNLPPSFFTEPALPAARGPPPGAKELEKSGGAEASEFFELLGPEYAALLPEHAAPPDAFPGRAAELGLEHGLYEAPLPLPAAHHPLLGGLLYPEPPWSPAGPCSPPKKAPPAEALRPLYPGGGEPAPGGGGEEPGGGHLAAGFAPFFPECPLPPPQVPYDYGAGYPRPAYPGL; translated from the coding sequence atGGCCGTGCCAGCCGCGCTGCTCAGCCCCCACCACCTCCTCTCCTTCTGCttccccgccgccggcggcctcCTGGGCTATGCCGACCTGGAGAAGGGCTacgagggcggcggcgggggcgacGCGGGGGACTTTAAGGAAGCCACCAGGGACCTGCTGAGCTTCATCGACTCGGCCTCCAGCAACATCAAGCTGGCGCTGGACAAGCCGGTGAAGTCCAAGCGGAAGGTGAACCACAGGAAGTACCTGCAGAAGCAGATCAAGCGCTGCACCGGCATCatcgccgccgccccgccgcccgccccgccgccgcccgccgccgcctccccgcccgccgcctgTCCCGCcaagccgccgccgcgccgggaggcCTCGCAGGCGGCCAGCAGCCTCCAGAGCAAGAGCCTGGCCGCCCTCTTCGGCTCCCtgcagcagggccggggggcggcggcgggcggcggcggcggcgaggcggcgggcggcggcggcggcggcggcgggggggcgggcggcggggggggggcggcgggcggcccgcggAAGGTACCGCTGCGGGACCGCAACCTGCCGCCCTCCTTCTTCACGGagccggcgctgcccgccgcccgcgggcCGCCGCCGGGGGCCAAGGAGCTGGAGAAGAGCGGCGGCGCGGAGGCCAGCGAGTTCTTCGAGCTGCTGGGCCCCGAGTACGCCGCGCTGCTGCCCGAGCACGCCGCCCCGCCGGACGCCttccccggccgcgccgccgagCTGGGCCTGGAGCACGGCCTCTACGAAgcgccgctgccgctgcccgccgcccacCACCCGCTGCTGGGCGGGCTGCTCTACCCCGAGCCGCCCTGGAGCCCGGccgggccctgcagcccccccaagAAGGCGCCGCCGGCCGAGGCGCTGCGCCCGCTCTAcccgggcggcggggagccggccccgggcggcggcggcgaggagcCCGGCGGCGGGCACTTGGCGGCGGGGTTCGCCCCCTTCTTCCCCGAgtgcccgctgccccccccgcagGTGCCCTACGACTACGGCGCCGGCTACCCCCGCCCGGCCTACCCCGGCCTGtag